The window GTCCAGGCACAAATTCTGTAAATGAATTTACAATAGCTATAATTGGTTTCCCAAAATCTTGATCTTTAACACCAGTAGCTCGCCATAATGCTCTAGCGCCAGCCATATTTCTACCATTAATAGTTGTAGAAGAGCGATAAATAGGCATAAAAAAATTACTCATAGAAAAAGTTATAATTTTCAATATTTTATTTGAAATATTTTATTTTTAAAAAAAATATAAAATATAAAAAAATGTATATATTTAATTAGAATGATAAATATGATAAGATTTTAAAAGTTTTTTAGATATTATTTATATTACTAAAAAATTCTATATTTTTAAAAATAATAAAAAAATACAAGGGTGGAGGGATTTGAACCCCCAACACTCGGTTTTGGAGACCGATGATCTACCAAATTGAACTACACCCTTTTAAAAAATTTAAAAATATAAAATTATAAAATTAATTATACAGAAACTATTTTAAAAATACAACTACATCTCAAAATAGAATATAAAAATAATTATAAAACATTAATTTAAAAATTGATAAAATATTTTTAAAAATTTATATCAAAAAAAATTTTCAAAATATCATATTTTTTTTAAAATAAATAATTCTGGAATTTTATATGAAACAACCTATATATTTAGATTATGCAGCTACTACTCCTGTTGATTTAAAAGTATATAAAAAAATGAAAAAATTTTTTTTATTTACTGGAATTTTTGGAAATTCAGCTTCTCGTTCACATCAATTTGGTTGGGATGCTGAAAAAGCAATTTGTAAAGCAAGAAAAAATATTGCACAGTTAATTAATGCTGATCCTCGTGAAATAATTTTTACTTCCGGAGCAACAGAATCAAATAATTTAGCTATAAAAGGATTATATGAATTTCATAAAAAAAAAAATACACATATTATTACGAGTCAAATTGAACATAAATCAGTTTTAGATAGTTGTCGATATTTAGAAAGTAAAGGATGTCAAATAACATATTTAAAACCTAATAAATATGGTATGATTAATTTAAATGAATTAAATAATACAATCCTTCCACATACACTATTAATTTCTATTATTCATGTTAATAATGAAGTAGGAATAATTCAAAATATTTCTAAAATTAGTAAAATCTGTAAAAATAAAAAAATATTTTTACATATTGATGCTACACAAAGTATTGGAAAACTTAAAATTGATGTACAAAAATTAAACATAGATTTGTTATCCTTTTCTGGACATAAAATATATGGACCCAAAGGAATCGGAGTATTATATGTTCGACGTCGCCCAAGAATACGTTTAACTTCACAAATCCATGGAGGTGGTCATGAACGAGGATTACGTTCAGGTACATTACCTATTCATCAAATTGTAGGTTTAGGAGAAGCCTGTAAAATTTTAAAAAAAGAAATGTATAATGATATTTTACATTATTCTAAATTACAAAATTTATTATGGAATGGTATAAAAAATATTGAAGAAATTTATTTAAATACATATTTAAAAAATAGTGTATCCAATATTTTAAATATTAGTTTTAATTTTGTTGAAGGTGAATCTTTAATAATGGCTTTAAAAAATTTAGCTATTTCTTCAGGATCTGCTTGTACTTCTTCAAGTTTAGAACCATCATATGTATTACGAGCTATGGGAATTAAAGATGAATTAGCTCACAGTTCTATTAGATTTTCTATAGGTAGATTTACTACAATTCATGAAATTGAAATAACAATTAAATCTATACATTTAGCAATCCAAAAATTACGTGAACTTTCACCATTATGGGAAATGTATCAAAAAGGTATTAATATAGAAAAAATTATATGGAATAAATAATTTAAAATATATGAGAAAAATCATGACATATAGTAAAAAAGTTTTAGATCATTATGAAAATCCTAGAAATGTAGGTTCATTTAGTAGCAAAAAAAAAAATATTGGAACTAGTTTAGTAGG of the Buchnera aphidicola (Nippolachnus piri) genome contains:
- a CDS encoding IscS subfamily cysteine desulfurase — protein: MKQPIYLDYAATTPVDLKVYKKMKKFFLFTGIFGNSASRSHQFGWDAEKAICKARKNIAQLINADPREIIFTSGATESNNLAIKGLYEFHKKKNTHIITSQIEHKSVLDSCRYLESKGCQITYLKPNKYGMINLNELNNTILPHTLLISIIHVNNEVGIIQNISKISKICKNKKIFLHIDATQSIGKLKIDVQKLNIDLLSFSGHKIYGPKGIGVLYVRRRPRIRLTSQIHGGGHERGLRSGTLPIHQIVGLGEACKILKKEMYNDILHYSKLQNLLWNGIKNIEEIYLNTYLKNSVSNILNISFNFVEGESLIMALKNLAISSGSACTSSSLEPSYVLRAMGIKDELAHSSIRFSIGRFTTIHEIEITIKSIHLAIQKLRELSPLWEMYQKGINIEKIIWNK